Proteins from a genomic interval of Deltaproteobacteria bacterium:
- a CDS encoding SEC-C domain-containing protein: MSAVLLYPFKVPYWNLLASCGERIFNLVEPTHPVELALERWVILVKPAEMNLGAGGHAPAISVTLVSSNVLLTLALLLATPRLSVRRRIKVAALGMFILFLSHVANIVFEVKMHYITWYASLLGIRYGAFEAQTIKWICALFQYFRAQLFPFLIWGTLCYKDLFLSLGTQPAKRVGKNQTCPCGSGAKFKHCCGKNVDERQPGPN, translated from the coding sequence GTGTCGGCGGTCCTGCTGTACCCGTTTAAAGTGCCTTACTGGAATCTGCTCGCGTCCTGCGGCGAACGGATCTTCAATCTTGTCGAACCCACGCACCCGGTTGAACTGGCGCTGGAGCGATGGGTGATACTGGTTAAGCCCGCGGAAATGAACCTCGGCGCCGGAGGCCATGCGCCTGCGATTTCCGTGACGCTGGTCTCCTCCAATGTGCTGCTCACCCTGGCATTGCTGCTGGCCACGCCCCGACTGTCCGTACGGCGCAGAATCAAGGTCGCGGCACTAGGCATGTTTATCCTTTTCTTGAGTCATGTGGCCAATATCGTGTTCGAAGTGAAGATGCACTATATAACGTGGTATGCCTCTTTATTGGGGATCCGATATGGCGCCTTCGAGGCCCAAACGATCAAATGGATCTGCGCCCTGTTTCAGTATTTCAGAGCGCAGCTCTTTCCTTTTCTGATCTGGGGAACGTTGTGTTACAAAGATCTGTTCCTTTCCCTTGGGACGCAGCCGGCCAAAAGGGTGGGCAAGAATCAGACCTGCCCGTGCGGAAGTGGGGCCAAATTCAAGCACTGCTGCGGCAAAAACGTGGATGAACGGCAGCCCGGCCCGAATTAG
- a CDS encoding acyl-CoA dehydrogenase family protein, which yields MKFSLSGELQMLKETARDFTLNEIVPYADKWDEEHYYPREVLNKMGELGFFGCVIPEEYGGNEMGFLAQTILTEEIARGSSSIRVAINMQTLGTALSILRHGTEEQKKKYIPGLVSAELIGCFGITEPNAGSDILAMKTTAQNKGDYYLFNGSKTWISNAQVADLCVVYAYTDKDASSKGVSAFIVDLKSDGITTSKLDKLGTRSSPTGEIYFEDTKVPKENLLGREGDGLKIVFSSLNQTRLSCAAGGVGVAQAALDAATSYCRERVQFGQEVGQFQMNQDMIAQMAVETEAARLLTYKAAVQKDEGMLGNVLETSMAKYYAGETAAKCAHFAMKILGAYGYSTEYSVARYFRDAVLYQIVEGTANIQKMIIAMDQLGYRKANR from the coding sequence ATGAAATTCAGTCTTTCCGGGGAACTCCAGATGTTGAAAGAGACGGCCCGCGATTTCACACTAAACGAAATCGTGCCATATGCGGACAAATGGGACGAAGAGCATTATTATCCCCGCGAGGTCCTCAATAAGATGGGCGAGTTGGGCTTTTTCGGTTGCGTCATCCCCGAGGAGTACGGCGGAAATGAAATGGGATTTCTGGCCCAGACCATTCTCACCGAAGAGATTGCCCGAGGCAGCAGCTCGATTCGCGTGGCCATCAACATGCAGACATTGGGAACGGCCCTGTCAATATTGCGGCATGGAACCGAAGAGCAAAAAAAGAAATACATACCCGGCCTGGTGAGCGCCGAACTGATCGGATGCTTTGGTATCACAGAACCCAACGCGGGCTCGGATATTTTGGCCATGAAGACAACCGCTCAGAACAAAGGGGACTACTACCTCTTTAACGGGTCCAAAACATGGATCAGCAATGCGCAAGTCGCGGATCTCTGCGTTGTCTATGCCTATACGGACAAGGACGCGAGCAGCAAGGGTGTCAGCGCATTTATAGTGGATCTGAAATCCGATGGCATTACCACCAGTAAACTGGACAAACTGGGTACCCGTTCTTCCCCAACAGGAGAAATCTATTTCGAAGACACGAAGGTTCCCAAAGAAAACCTCTTGGGCCGGGAAGGAGACGGACTCAAGATCGTTTTTTCCAGTCTCAACCAGACCAGGCTCTCCTGCGCGGCCGGCGGCGTTGGTGTGGCTCAGGCAGCGCTCGATGCAGCGACCAGTTATTGCCGGGAGAGGGTACAGTTCGGCCAGGAGGTGGGTCAATTCCAAATGAATCAGGACATGATCGCCCAAATGGCCGTGGAAACGGAAGCAGCACGTCTGTTGACGTACAAGGCGGCCGTTCAGAAAGACGAAGGAATGCTGGGAAACGTACTCGAAACCTCCATGGCCAAGTATTATGCGGGAGAGACCGCAGCAAAATGCGCTCATTTTGCAATGAAGATCCTCGGAGCCTATGGTTATTCCACTGAATACTCCGTGGCGCGCTACTTTCGAGACGCCGTGCTCTACCAGATCGTTGAAGGAACGGCGAACATCCAGAAAATGATCATTGCCATGGATCAGTTGGGCTATCGCAAAGCAAATAGATGA
- a CDS encoding sigma-54-dependent Fis family transcriptional regulator has protein sequence MDSILEEQRLKSELSHLREKQLLSDIGDYARTDSPVMREVMERIVTVAPTRTTVLLIGETGTGKGVASKLIHLLSNRAKKPFISVHCGAIPDTLLESELFGHEKGAFTGAIRRKIGKFQLAHGGTIFLDELSTLSASAQIKLLQVLQEKTFSMVGGDVDISVDVRIVGASNSDLNEICEKGTFRRDLYYRLSVFPIEMPPLRDRIEDIPLLIDSFLKALNREYEKNITGVDEEVLEALKHYSWPGNIRELENVIERAYILEKSNTLSWSGFPMEIVTFRPVQPGTGSGSRPTLADVRLRAVEQAEALYLQEILSLSSGRIDRSASMAGVTARQLYNLMAKYGIRKEKFKGQSN, from the coding sequence ATGGACTCGATTCTCGAGGAGCAGAGACTGAAATCGGAACTCAGCCATCTTCGGGAAAAGCAGCTGCTTTCCGATATAGGGGACTATGCGCGCACGGACTCACCCGTCATGCGTGAAGTGATGGAAAGGATTGTGACCGTGGCCCCGACACGGACTACCGTGTTACTGATCGGAGAGACGGGCACCGGAAAAGGGGTTGCCTCAAAGCTCATCCACTTACTGAGCAATCGAGCAAAGAAGCCCTTTATTTCCGTTCATTGCGGCGCCATACCCGATACTCTGCTCGAAAGTGAATTATTCGGACACGAGAAAGGGGCATTCACGGGTGCGATCCGGCGAAAGATCGGCAAATTTCAACTCGCGCACGGCGGCACCATCTTTCTGGACGAACTGAGCACCCTGTCGGCGTCGGCCCAAATCAAACTCCTTCAGGTGCTCCAGGAGAAGACGTTCAGTATGGTCGGCGGAGACGTCGATATTTCCGTTGACGTAAGGATCGTCGGTGCTTCGAATTCGGACCTGAATGAAATCTGCGAAAAGGGGACGTTTCGTAGAGACTTGTATTATAGACTGAGTGTATTTCCCATAGAAATGCCGCCCCTCAGAGACAGGATCGAGGACATTCCCCTGTTGATCGATTCCTTCCTGAAGGCTTTGAACCGCGAATATGAAAAGAACATCACCGGTGTTGACGAGGAGGTGCTCGAAGCTCTCAAACATTATTCGTGGCCTGGAAATATCAGAGAGTTGGAAAACGTCATCGAACGGGCATATATTCTTGAAAAATCAAATACATTATCTTGGTCGGGTTTCCCTATGGAAATAGTGACGTTCAGACCCGTCCAGCCCGGTACAGGTAGCGGAAGCAGGCCCACATTGGCCGATGTGAGACTACGCGCCGTAGAACAGGCGGAAGCGCTGTATCTGCAGGAAATCCTCTCCCTGTCCAGCGGCCGAATTGACAGGAGCGCATCCATGGCGGGAGTGACCGCTCGCCAGTTGTATAATCTCATGGCGAAGTATGGAATCCGAAAAGAGAAATTTAAGGGCCAATCGAATTAG
- a CDS encoding MoxR family ATPase: DKTVKAINRPVVIITSNAKKDLSDPFLGRCNFHHIAFPEPDMMRTILGVHFPSLGSDLMDVCIQSFYHLRDLQAIEKKPATRELINWIRALQADPDFDHKNLGRGNVPYLGVLFKKSPDFTQAVSQLRRIRG, translated from the coding sequence TCGATAAGACCGTGAAGGCCATAAACCGGCCGGTAGTGATCATCACGTCCAATGCAAAAAAGGACTTGTCCGATCCGTTTCTCGGACGCTGCAACTTTCATCATATCGCGTTCCCGGAACCGGATATGATGCGCACAATTCTCGGGGTTCATTTTCCCTCGCTGGGGTCGGACCTCATGGACGTCTGCATCCAGAGTTTCTACCATCTGAGGGACCTGCAGGCCATCGAGAAAAAGCCGGCTACTCGCGAGTTGATCAACTGGATCCGGGCCTTACAGGCGGATCCGGATTTCGATCATAAGAACCTGGGAAGAGGTAATGTTCCGTATCTGGGAGTTCTGTTTAAAAAGAGCCCGGACTTCACCCAGGCCGTCTCCCAGTTGCGGCGTATCCGCGGCTGA
- a CDS encoding ABC-F family ATP-binding cassette domain-containing protein, producing MSLITANNLSLSFGGTHILDRVNFQIGKPDRVGLVGPNGAGKTSLLRILAGEIKPDEGDIQISRGVRLGYLPQDLMELPSGTVLESILSTVPGKQEKELRLADLEMTLETASDPDELNRSALEVAELHEELSHFERHYSPHEAQRILNGLGFKPEDAQRPVEALSGGWRMRAALAALLFQRPDLLLLDEPTNHLDVPSVRWLDAFLEKWNQSMILICHDRQFLNRHIRRVLSFESEGLRAYTGNYDTYLESREQERIILENKARNVDKKVKEAQKFIERFRSKNTKARQAQSKIKMVKKLELVATHTSRKTLSFSFPEAERSGRVVLTLSGLSKRFGENTVFRGVDASVLRGDRIAIIGPNGCGKTTLLKIIAGELTPDEGTVTPGHNVVMSYYAQHHTAQLRENRTVLDEVYTSAPKTSLSFIRGVCGAFLFSDDQVEKHVGVLSGGERARVALAKLLAAPGNLMLMDEPTNHLDLFSSEALIQALDPYDGTLIFVSHNQSFVNRLATRIWDLSGERIEEHPGNLEEYFHHLSLLEESTVTVREGEQAKAGSPSDDKRGRDERQVRKREEALFRKKRSNAIGPIKKSIESLEDRIQKLEQRQEEISGLLAQEAVFQDSEKSVPLMNEYGGLRSELTYLLSQWEARQAELEKAEKAFSTDFEA from the coding sequence ATGAGCCTTATCACAGCGAACAATCTGAGCCTTTCTTTCGGCGGCACGCACATCCTGGACCGGGTGAACTTTCAGATCGGAAAGCCGGATCGAGTGGGTCTGGTGGGACCGAACGGCGCCGGGAAGACGTCGCTTCTTCGAATCCTGGCCGGCGAAATCAAGCCCGACGAGGGCGATATACAAATTTCCAGGGGCGTTCGTCTGGGATATCTCCCTCAAGACCTCATGGAGCTCCCCTCGGGCACCGTCCTGGAATCCATTCTGAGCACGGTGCCCGGCAAACAGGAGAAAGAGCTGCGTTTGGCCGATCTTGAAATGACTCTCGAGACCGCATCCGACCCCGACGAGCTGAATCGGTCGGCGCTCGAAGTGGCGGAGTTGCACGAGGAACTCAGCCATTTTGAACGCCACTATTCACCGCACGAAGCGCAACGAATCCTCAACGGACTCGGTTTCAAACCCGAGGATGCGCAAAGACCCGTAGAAGCCCTCAGCGGCGGCTGGCGAATGCGCGCCGCTCTGGCCGCCCTGCTCTTTCAGAGGCCCGACCTGCTGCTATTGGACGAACCCACGAATCACTTGGACGTGCCGTCGGTCCGATGGCTCGACGCCTTTCTGGAAAAATGGAACCAATCCATGATCCTGATCTGCCATGATCGTCAGTTCTTGAACCGACATATCCGGCGCGTGCTGAGTTTTGAATCGGAAGGCCTTCGAGCCTATACGGGAAACTATGACACCTACCTCGAGTCCCGGGAACAGGAAAGGATCATACTCGAGAACAAAGCGCGAAACGTGGATAAGAAGGTCAAGGAGGCGCAGAAATTCATCGAGCGGTTTCGCTCAAAAAACACCAAGGCTCGCCAGGCGCAGAGTAAAATCAAAATGGTGAAAAAACTCGAACTGGTGGCCACCCATACGTCTCGAAAAACGTTGAGCTTTTCTTTTCCTGAAGCCGAGCGCTCCGGACGCGTGGTCCTCACGTTGTCCGGACTTTCCAAGCGTTTTGGAGAAAACACGGTATTCCGGGGCGTCGACGCGAGTGTCCTGCGCGGGGACAGAATCGCCATAATCGGTCCCAACGGTTGCGGCAAAACAACGCTTCTGAAAATCATCGCAGGAGAATTGACGCCGGATGAGGGCACTGTAACGCCGGGGCATAACGTGGTCATGAGCTATTACGCCCAACACCACACGGCCCAACTGCGCGAAAATAGAACGGTGCTCGATGAAGTGTATACTTCGGCCCCCAAAACCTCGCTTTCCTTTATCCGAGGCGTGTGCGGCGCCTTTCTATTTTCGGACGATCAGGTGGAAAAGCACGTGGGCGTGCTTTCGGGCGGTGAACGGGCCCGGGTGGCTTTGGCCAAGTTACTGGCCGCCCCCGGAAATCTGATGCTGATGGACGAACCCACCAACCATTTGGACCTTTTCTCTTCCGAGGCCCTGATTCAGGCCCTCGATCCGTACGACGGGACCCTCATCTTCGTATCTCACAATCAATCTTTCGTGAATCGATTGGCCACGCGTATCTGGGACCTTTCCGGCGAACGCATTGAAGAACATCCCGGTAATCTCGAGGAGTACTTTCATCATCTTTCCCTGCTGGAAGAATCAACCGTCACGGTGCGGGAGGGAGAACAGGCCAAAGCCGGAAGTCCTTCCGACGATAAACGCGGCCGCGATGAACGTCAGGTTCGAAAACGAGAGGAAGCGCTTTTTCGGAAGAAACGCAGCAATGCCATCGGCCCCATCAAGAAAAGCATAGAAAGCCTGGAGGACCGGATTCAGAAACTCGAACAGAGACAGGAGGAAATATCCGGACTTCTTGCCCAGGAAGCCGTGTTCCAAGACAGCGAGAAGAGCGTACCTCTCATGAACGAGTACGGTGGCCTGAGGTCCGAACTAACCTACCTGCTTTCCCAATGGGAGGCCCGACAGGCGGAACTGGAAAAGGCGGAGAAGGCGTTCTCTACGGACTTCGAGGCCTGA
- a CDS encoding CoA-binding protein — MIPRDDLTRTGASDRFAPEKAPCAQGSRANGFSRLDTLFHPRSVAVVGASSGIRKWGYLILCNILAGGYTGAVYPINPKETNICGLPCFRSLRDVPGTVDLVLITTPANTAPDVLKECTEKGVGGVVLISSGFSETDDRGKQIERDIVDLCQEHELPLVGPNTMGIISTHSDLYATGAHARPRKGSIAFVSQSGNLGVQLMHWATGQGIGISLFIGSGNEGFLNSTDFLEYLESDPATRTIIMYLEGIEDGRRFVQVARRVSREKPIIALNGGRTDSGKMAAASHTGSMAGSTRVFNAACRQAGVLLARKPSELLDLSMGFSSLPLTPGNRVGIVSLGGGWGVVTCDACREAGLEIPPLPEHIVKKIDRHLPPFWSRANPIDLVGTLDMQAPIVAVEELVKWDGIDAVICLGIIGRKKLAQLQMDSTRKMNPEVTGRMLDDVMEAISDYEAKYAEHLLRLMEAYHKPIVGVSLAPTGEGSQFQLEGCDYSGVFFPTPESAVNVLAQMARRRQYLNRFEEKPARS; from the coding sequence ATGATACCTCGTGATGATCTTACCCGAACTGGAGCATCAGACCGTTTCGCTCCCGAAAAGGCTCCTTGTGCGCAGGGATCGCGGGCCAACGGCTTTTCGCGCCTCGACACCCTCTTCCACCCTCGCTCGGTCGCCGTTGTAGGAGCCTCCAGCGGCATACGAAAATGGGGATATCTGATCCTGTGCAACATCCTGGCCGGAGGATATACCGGAGCGGTATATCCCATAAATCCGAAGGAAACGAACATCTGCGGTTTACCGTGCTTCAGGAGTTTGCGGGACGTGCCCGGGACGGTGGATCTGGTGTTGATTACGACCCCCGCGAACACGGCGCCTGACGTCCTTAAAGAATGCACGGAGAAAGGCGTGGGAGGCGTGGTGCTGATCAGCTCCGGCTTCAGCGAAACCGACGATCGTGGAAAGCAGATAGAACGAGACATCGTGGATCTCTGTCAAGAGCATGAATTGCCCCTGGTCGGTCCAAACACCATGGGCATTATCTCGACCCACTCGGACTTGTACGCCACCGGGGCTCACGCCCGGCCGCGAAAGGGCTCTATCGCGTTCGTATCACAGTCGGGTAATTTGGGTGTCCAGCTGATGCACTGGGCCACGGGACAGGGAATCGGCATCTCGCTTTTCATCGGATCCGGTAACGAGGGCTTCCTCAATTCGACCGATTTTTTGGAATACCTGGAATCCGACCCTGCTACTCGAACGATCATCATGTATCTGGAAGGCATCGAAGACGGCCGGAGGTTCGTCCAGGTGGCCCGCCGGGTTTCCCGTGAAAAGCCGATTATCGCCCTGAACGGCGGCAGAACCGACTCCGGAAAGATGGCGGCCGCCTCGCACACCGGGTCCATGGCGGGATCCACGCGCGTGTTTAACGCCGCCTGCCGCCAGGCCGGAGTCCTGCTGGCCCGGAAGCCTTCCGAGCTTCTGGACCTTTCCATGGGATTCTCCTCTCTTCCGTTGACTCCGGGGAACCGGGTGGGCATTGTGAGCCTGGGAGGAGGATGGGGCGTGGTCACCTGCGACGCCTGTCGAGAGGCAGGACTGGAAATACCGCCGCTACCTGAGCACATCGTCAAGAAGATCGATCGACATTTGCCCCCCTTCTGGAGCCGGGCCAACCCCATCGATTTGGTGGGAACCCTGGACATGCAAGCCCCCATCGTGGCCGTCGAGGAACTGGTTAAATGGGACGGAATAGACGCCGTCATCTGCCTTGGCATCATCGGCAGGAAGAAACTGGCGCAACTTCAGATGGACTCCACTCGAAAGATGAACCCGGAAGTGACCGGCCGGATGCTCGACGATGTCATGGAGGCCATCTCCGACTACGAAGCCAAGTACGCCGAGCATCTTCTGCGGCTCATGGAAGCGTATCACAAGCCCATCGTGGGTGTTTCCCTGGCGCCCACCGGAGAAGGTTCCCAGTTTCAGTTGGAAGGGTGTGACTATTCGGGCGTGTTTTTTCCCACGCCGGAGAGCGCCGTAAACGTGCTGGCGCAGATGGCGCGGCGAAGACAGTATCTGAACCGGTTCGAGGAGAAACCCGCTCGGAGCTGA
- a CDS encoding AAA family ATPase, with amino-acid sequence MQENSKFTGASRYVLDAELAKIVNISMALEMPLLLKGEPGTGKTMLAYAIAESLKMPLLVLNVKSSMKLVDCLYQYDTLTRLNDSRFGDSDRDVSNIEHYIRMGKIGQAFVADRKVVLLIDEIDKADTDFQDDML; translated from the coding sequence ATGCAAGAGAACAGTAAGTTTACCGGAGCAAGCCGCTACGTACTGGACGCAGAACTAGCCAAGATCGTGAATATCAGCATGGCCTTGGAGATGCCTCTGTTGCTCAAGGGAGAGCCCGGAACCGGGAAAACCATGCTCGCCTACGCCATCGCCGAGAGCCTGAAAATGCCTCTTCTGGTGTTGAACGTCAAGTCCAGCATGAAGCTGGTGGATTGTCTGTACCAATACGACACCTTGACCCGGTTGAACGACAGCCGCTTCGGGGATTCGGACCGGGACGTGAGCAATATCGAGCACTACATCCGAATGGGCAAGATCGGTCAGGCCTTTGTCGCGGATCGCAAGGTGGTTCTCCTCATCGACGAGATCGATAAGGCCGACACGGACTTCCAGGACGACATGCT
- a CDS encoding archaeosortase/exosortase family protein — protein MDARPFFDKKGSLRFCLLFAVLVSVFYSLTSLQVVISHVDITTPVTSAVIKTTRLLVDLLGAPVRLENADLVTPGMRLRISDDCNGMIAFIIYMSAVLAFPSRWRDKGIGILMGAVLIWTLNILRILILVYVALYFPQFFFETHIYVAQSVVIAAGVVLWFFWAQSALRAADSTRPSTAA, from the coding sequence ATGGACGCCAGACCGTTTTTCGACAAAAAGGGAAGCCTTCGCTTCTGTCTGCTGTTCGCAGTTCTCGTGTCCGTCTTCTACAGTCTTACCTCCCTGCAGGTGGTAATAAGTCATGTGGATATCACGACGCCGGTGACATCAGCCGTGATTAAGACGACACGGCTGCTGGTGGATCTGTTGGGGGCGCCTGTTCGGCTGGAAAACGCCGACCTCGTGACCCCTGGGATGCGACTTCGGATATCGGATGACTGCAATGGAATGATCGCCTTTATCATCTATATGTCGGCCGTTCTGGCCTTTCCCAGCCGATGGCGAGACAAAGGCATCGGAATTCTGATGGGCGCAGTGCTAATATGGACCCTCAACATCCTCCGGATCTTGATTCTGGTGTACGTGGCCCTTTATTTTCCTCAATTCTTTTTCGAAACTCATATCTATGTCGCTCAATCCGTCGTCATTGCGGCCGGGGTCGTCCTCTGGTTCTTCTGGGCCCAGTCGGCTCTCCGGGCTGCCGATTCGACCCGCCCTTCTACTGCTGCTTAA